One part of the Desulfonema ishimotonii genome encodes these proteins:
- a CDS encoding cold-shock protein, whose product MAEEGRVKWFSEKKGYGFIERDGEEDIFFHSSSVKDHGFFTLEKSDLVTFEIKKTPKGVQAVNVKRA is encoded by the coding sequence ATGGCTGAAGAAGGTCGAGTAAAATGGTTTAGTGAAAAGAAGGGGTACGGGTTTATTGAAAGGGATGGCGAGGAAGATATCTTTTTTCATAGCTCAAGTGTTAAAGATCACGGATTTTTCACCCTTGAGAAGTCCGATCTCGTGACCTTTGAAATCAAAAAAACGCCCAAAGGGGTACAGGCCGTTAACGTTAAACGGGCGTAA
- a CDS encoding extracellular solute-binding protein, with protein MRSGKWSAVALGILMIFSAGNVLAQPVEIHWWHAMRSARGEVCNAIIKKFNESQDKYRVIGTNKGNYDETVNAGIAAIRARKHPHLLQSFEVGTQTMMLSGAVYPVYQLMKDEGYEIDWTDYLQPVLSYYMDKDGNLMSMPFNSSTPVMYYNADMFRKAGIALLSKEAPVTWDELGEMLTKVIGAGAPGGMVTAWQSWTQVENYCAIHNLPFATKANGYEGLDCELAINNAPEINHITRLRS; from the coding sequence ATGAGATCAGGCAAATGGAGCGCCGTGGCGCTCGGTATTCTGATGATTTTTTCCGCCGGAAACGTCCTGGCACAACCGGTTGAAATCCACTGGTGGCACGCCATGCGAAGCGCCCGTGGTGAGGTCTGTAACGCCATCATCAAAAAATTCAACGAATCCCAGGATAAATACAGGGTCATCGGAACCAACAAGGGCAACTACGACGAGACCGTCAACGCCGGTATCGCAGCTATCCGCGCCCGCAAACACCCCCATCTCCTTCAGTCCTTTGAGGTCGGCACTCAGACCATGATGCTTTCCGGGGCCGTCTACCCGGTATACCAGCTGATGAAGGACGAGGGCTATGAGATCGACTGGACAGACTACCTCCAGCCGGTCCTCTCCTATTACATGGACAAGGACGGCAACCTCATGTCCATGCCCTTTAATTCATCCACGCCGGTCATGTACTACAACGCCGACATGTTCAGAAAGGCGGGCATTGCGCTGCTGTCCAAGGAAGCTCCTGTCACCTGGGATGAACTGGGCGAAATGCTGACCAAAGTCATCGGGGCAGGCGCTCCCGGGGGCATGGTAACGGCCTGGCAGTCCTGGACCCAGGTTGAAAACTACTGCGCCATCCATAACCTGCCCTTTGCCACCAAAGCCAACGGCTATGAGGGGCTTGACTGTGAGCTGGCCATCAACAACGCCCCGGAGATAAACCACATCACCCGCCTCAGATCCTGA